The Procambarus clarkii isolate CNS0578487 chromosome 42, FALCON_Pclarkii_2.0, whole genome shotgun sequence nucleotide sequence tggACTCCCAGTTGGAGACATCGTCACATTTTATAAAACAAATGACCATTTGTATTCCATTAACATATATTTTAACTTTACGGCAGAATAAAACATCGCGGTGATACATTTTGCGAGTTAGTTCTCTGGGTGTATTACGTATTCCAGCAGCACTACAGTAATGTATTCATAAAGGGGATACAATAGTGGCCTAACCTCGCGGCTTGCCTTCCTGTCACACTCAAGTGGGAGCTGTTTCAGTCACACTTGTCTGTCACTCATTATGTGAGTTAGCAAGTGATTGaataatttgcttataaattgatTCACTCTGCCAACCATTCACCGTCGACCGCCTTCTGTCCCATCCTaacctcttgggctggacggtagagcgacgggcgCGCTTCATGCTgggcggcgttcaatccccgaccgtccacgtggttgggcaccattccttacctccgtcccacccaccctcccccgtcccatcctcaatccttatcctgatccattccaagtgctatatagtcaacaTCGACTTCTTTCTGTACCAGCCAATCACCATCGACCTTCTTCTGTACCAACCAATCACCATCGACCTCCTTCTCTACCAGCCAATCACCAACGACCTCCTTCTCTATCAGCCAATCACCATCGACCTCCTTCTGTACCAGCCAATCACCATCGACCTCCTTCTCTACCAGCCAATCACCATCGACCTCCTTCTCTACCAGCCAATCACCATCGACCTCCTTCTCTACCAGCCAATCACCATCGACCTCCTTCTCTACCAGCCAATCACCATCGACCTTCTGTACCAGCCAATCACCATCGACCTCCTCCTCTACCAGCCAATCACCATCGACCTCTTTCTCTACCAGCCAATCACCATCGACCTCCTTCTCTACCAGCCAATCACCATCGACCTCCTTCTCTACCAGCCAATCACCATCGACCTCCTTCTCTACCAGCCAATCACCATCGACCTCCTCCTCTACCAGCCAATCTGCGAGACACTTTGTGTTCATTAATTTACCATACAAATTGACTGGTATTAAAGCAGAGAACTGGACCAGTCCTCAGTCGTGGTTCTCGTAGCCTCC carries:
- the LOC138373342 gene encoding leucine-rich repeat and coiled-coil domain-containing protein PF3D7_0703800-like, with the translated sequence MNTKCLADWLVEEEVDGDWLVEKEVDGDWLVEKEVDGDWLVEKEVDGDWLVEKEVDGDWLVEEEVDGDWLVQKVDGDWLVEKEVDGDWLVEKEVDGDWLVEKEVDGDWLVEKEVDGDWLVQKEVDGDWLIEKEVVGDWLVEKEVDGDWLVQKKVDGDWLVQKEVDVDYIALGMDQDKD